GGATCCTCGATCTCGTCGAGCAGCACGAACAGCGGCGGCTCCCCGGACGCCTCGGCGGCCGCGAACAAGTCGTCCAGCTCCGCGTACGCGCGCTCCGCGACCATGGCCACGATACCTTGATGGCGGACGCCGACGGCCGCCTGATCGAGCTTGCGCTTATCGACCTGCTGCGTCACGATGCCGGCGGCCCGCGCCTCCGCGAGCACCGGACCGATCCCCTGCGAATCCGCGCTGTATATGATCTTATGGATCGTCCGCCCGGACCGGACCGCTTCCAGCACCGGATGGCGCCCGGCTACCACTTCTTCACTCATGCGTTAACCCCTTCTCTTCGTTCTCGGCCTCTGCAGGCGGCGCGACCGGCGATTCCAGCCCGACGGAAACCCGCATCAGCCGCTCCAACCGATCGTAGCGCCGACATAAATATAAGTACCCGATCAAACACTCGAATCCCGTGCTGTGCCGGTAGTCGAGCACGTCCGTATTTTTCGGGGCGGCGTGCGACTTCGCGTTCCGCCCGCGACGGAGCATGTCCCGCTCCTCCTCGGACAGCTCCGGCTCGATGAGGCGCACCGCCTTCGCCTGCGCCTTCGCCGAGACGAAGCCCGCCGTCTCCCGATGCAGCTGATTCGGCCGCCGGCTCGGACGCGAGAGCACGTACTGCCGTACGTACATGTCGTATACGGCGTCCCCTAAGTATGCGAGCGCCAGCGGGCTCACGTGGTTCGGAGCTTCCGCCGGCGCGAAAAATTGAAAACCCTTCAAATCGACGATCGCCATGGGCGCCTACCCTACTTTCGCTTCCATCGAATGCCTTGCGGCGTATCCTCGAGCACGATGCCGAGCCCCGACAGCATGTCGCGAATTTCGTCCGCGCGCGCGAAGTTGCGCGCCTTGCGCGCTTCCGTGCGCTCGACGATGAGACGCTCGATCTCGTCGTCGAGCAGCTCCTCTTCGGCCGCTTCCGTCAGTATGCCCAGAATCGCGTCCATTTCTTGAAAGAGCTCCTCGATGCCGCGAAGCGTCGACGCGCTCGGCGTCCCCGCCGCCATCGCCGCGTTCGCCTCCGCGACCAGCTCGAAGACGGCCGTGATCGCGTCCGGCGTATTGAAGTCGTCGCTCATCTTCGCGTGGAACGTCTCGCGGATGGCCGCGAGCCGCTGCGCCGACTCGGCGTCGGCCGCGTCGCCTTCCGCCGTTTTCAACAGATGCTTCAGGTTCGTCCGGCAGTTCTCGATGCGCTCGAGGCCGCCCTTCGCCTGCTCCAGCCCCTCGTCCGTAAAGTTGAGCGGGTTGCGGTAGTGCGTGGACAGCATCAAGAAGCGAATCGTCTCCGGCTTATGCCGGGCCGCCAGCTCGCGCGCGTTGACGACGTTGCCGAGCGACTTCGACATCTTCTCGTTGTTCAGGTTCAGGAACGCGTTATGCATCCAGTATCGGGCGAACGGCTTGCCCGTCGCCGCCTCGGATTGCGCGATCTCGCATTCGTGATGCGGGAACGTCAGGTCCATGCCGCCGCCGTGAATGTCGATCGTGTCGCCGAGATACTTGCGCGCCATCGCCGAGCACTCGATATGCCAGCCCGGACGGCCTTCGCCCCATGGGGACGCCCAGCTGATCTCGCCCGGCTTCGCCGCTTTCCACAGCACGAAGTCGAGCGGGGATTCCTTGCGCTCGTCGACCGCGATGCGGGTGCCGAACTGCAGCTCTTCGAGATTTTGGTGCGACAGCTTGCCGTAGCCCGGGAAGCTCGACGTGCGGAAGTAGACGTCTCCTCCGTTCTCGTAGGCGAAGCCGCGCCCGACGAGATCGGCGATGAAGTCGATGATCTCCGGCATGTTCTCCGTCACCCGCGGATGGATCGTCGCCGGCGGAACCTTCAGCGACCCTGCGTCCGTCAGGAAGTCGGCGATATTTTGCTCGGCGAGCTCCGGCACGGCGCGGCCCGTCTCTTCGGCGCGGCGGATGAGCTTATCGTCGACGTCCGTGAAGTTGACCGCGTACGTAACTTCATAGAATTGCTGTAAATACCGGCGGACCACATCGAAAAAGATCAACGGCCGCGCGTTCCCGATATGGATCAAATCGTATACCGTCGGCCCGCATACGTACATCGTCACGCGTCCGGGGACGAGCGGTTCGAAAAGCTCTTTCCTGCGCGCCATCGTATCGTAGATATAAATCTTCGGCTCGATCGTCGATTTCGTCATGATTCTCATTGCTCCTTCGTTATCTCGCTTCGTACTCGCTTCCAATTCGAATGCTTCAAGCGTGTTCGGGCTCCGGCTGCTCCGGCTTCGACGCGCCGCCGCCTTCGCGGCGGTCGCCCCGCTCCCGAGCCAGCTCCTCTCGCAGCCGTCCGACTTCGTCCCTCAACTCCGCCACCTCGGCGGACAGCTGCCGGTGCAGCTCTAGGATCGGGTCCGGAATGTTGCCGTGGTCCAGCTTGTTCGCGACCTTCTGGCCGTTGCGCCGGACGACGCGTCCGGGGATGCCGACGACGGTGCTGTCGGGCGGCACCTCGTGCAGCACGACGGCGTTCGCGCCGATGCGCGAATTTTCGCCGACGGTGAACGATCCGAGCACCTTCGCGCCGGAGGCGACGACGACGTTGCTGCCGATCGTCGGGTGGCGCTTGCCCTTCTCCTTGCCGGTGCCGCCGAGCGTAACGCCTTGGTACAGCACCACGTCGTCGCCGATCTCGCACGTCTCGCCGATGACGACCCCCATGCCGTGGTCGATGAACAGCCGCTCGCCGATCCGGGCGCCGGGGTGGATTTCGATGCCGGTCATGAAGCGGCTCGCCTGCGAGATCATCCGCGCGAGTCCGTACCACCGGCGGCGGTACAACGCGTGCGCGACGCGATGCGCCCAGATGGCGTGCACCCCGGAGTAGGTCAAGACGACCTCGAGCACGCTCCGGGCGGCCGGGTCGTTATCGAAGACGGCGTCGATGTCCGAGCGCATCGCCGCGAGCCAGCTTCTGCGTGTTCCCATGTGCGTCCATCCCCCTCCCTGTGTCGATGATCGTTCAAATAAAAAAGCCCCCGCAGCCGTCGTTCGGCTGCAGAGGCGTCTAAGTCGCAACGCGGTTCCACTCTGCTTCGGGCCGCCGCCGCGCCTTACGTAAAGTCGTATTGCGCGCATCGTCCCGCTTTCATCGGTTCGTAACGG
This genomic stretch from Paenibacillus antri harbors:
- the epsC gene encoding serine O-acetyltransferase EpsC yields the protein MGTRRSWLAAMRSDIDAVFDNDPAARSVLEVVLTYSGVHAIWAHRVAHALYRRRWYGLARMISQASRFMTGIEIHPGARIGERLFIDHGMGVVIGETCEIGDDVVLYQGVTLGGTGKEKGKRHPTIGSNVVVASGAKVLGSFTVGENSRIGANAVVLHEVPPDSTVVGIPGRVVRRNGQKVANKLDHGNIPDPILELHRQLSAEVAELRDEVGRLREELARERGDRREGGGASKPEQPEPEHA
- a CDS encoding Mini-ribonuclease 3; amino-acid sequence: MAIVDLKGFQFFAPAEAPNHVSPLALAYLGDAVYDMYVRQYVLSRPSRRPNQLHRETAGFVSAKAQAKAVRLIEPELSEEERDMLRRGRNAKSHAAPKNTDVLDYRHSTGFECLIGYLYLCRRYDRLERLMRVSVGLESPVAPPAEAENEEKGLTHE
- the cysS gene encoding cysteine--tRNA ligase, with amino-acid sequence MTKSTIEPKIYIYDTMARRKELFEPLVPGRVTMYVCGPTVYDLIHIGNARPLIFFDVVRRYLQQFYEVTYAVNFTDVDDKLIRRAEETGRAVPELAEQNIADFLTDAGSLKVPPATIHPRVTENMPEIIDFIADLVGRGFAYENGGDVYFRTSSFPGYGKLSHQNLEELQFGTRIAVDERKESPLDFVLWKAAKPGEISWASPWGEGRPGWHIECSAMARKYLGDTIDIHGGGMDLTFPHHECEIAQSEAATGKPFARYWMHNAFLNLNNEKMSKSLGNVVNARELAARHKPETIRFLMLSTHYRNPLNFTDEGLEQAKGGLERIENCRTNLKHLLKTAEGDAADAESAQRLAAIRETFHAKMSDDFNTPDAITAVFELVAEANAAMAAGTPSASTLRGIEELFQEMDAILGILTEAAEEELLDDEIERLIVERTEARKARNFARADEIRDMLSGLGIVLEDTPQGIRWKRK